One window of Alteromonas sp. LMIT006 genomic DNA carries:
- a CDS encoding amidohydrolase translates to MKFRWTGSVILLFVSVLLGAASASEKTAWVNANGYTIGADGKLTQFRQMMIEDDKIVAIGNAIAIPEGVQVIDAQGKTVLPGLIDAHGHILGLGQGLFEIDLRGTRSEAEAVKRVKDFIGLNPQADWVVGRGWNQVLWDNQQFPSKSSLDALNIDKPIVLSRIDGHASWVNSAALQVAGIDSATTSPSGGEIVKDAQGQPTGLLIDNAMYIVEKNIPPVDDRLLAKYLDKASEHLLSLGITSAHDAGISAQVVDFFTRSAPDLDFRIYAMIAATDPQLSQLLQKGHIADDAGMLSIRSVKVYGDGALGSRGAALIAPYSDDPDNVGLLVTSEEAMPDLFREVIGAGFQLNYHAIGDRANRLGLETFAQTFKIFPENNARHRIEHAQVIAPEDLSLFPKYGIIASMQPTHATSDMNMAEDRLGKHRLQGAYAWQTLLEMGADIAFGSDFPVELANPFHGLHAAITRQNAEGKPKGGWLGHEAVTREQAFKGFTLDAAYAAFQEDMIGSLEVGKQADFIVIDRDIFTVDEGLIRDTQVLETWVAGKRKY, encoded by the coding sequence ATGAAATTTCGATGGACTGGATCGGTCATTCTACTGTTTGTGAGTGTGTTACTAGGGGCGGCTAGTGCATCTGAAAAAACCGCTTGGGTAAACGCCAACGGCTATACCATTGGTGCAGATGGAAAACTCACTCAGTTTCGTCAGATGATGATAGAAGACGATAAAATTGTTGCGATAGGTAACGCAATCGCGATTCCAGAAGGGGTTCAAGTCATTGATGCACAAGGTAAGACGGTGTTACCAGGTTTGATTGATGCGCATGGCCATATCTTAGGTTTAGGACAGGGTCTCTTTGAAATCGATTTACGTGGTACACGTTCTGAAGCAGAAGCCGTAAAGCGCGTGAAGGATTTTATTGGTCTGAACCCACAAGCTGACTGGGTAGTTGGCAGAGGTTGGAATCAGGTGTTATGGGATAATCAGCAATTCCCCTCAAAAAGCAGTTTAGATGCGTTAAATATCGATAAACCCATAGTGTTATCACGCATTGATGGGCATGCATCTTGGGTAAATAGCGCCGCCTTACAAGTGGCAGGGATTGATTCTGCAACGACTTCTCCTAGTGGTGGCGAAATTGTGAAAGATGCACAAGGCCAGCCGACCGGTTTGTTGATTGACAATGCGATGTATATCGTTGAAAAAAACATTCCACCCGTTGATGACCGTTTGTTAGCAAAATATTTGGATAAAGCGTCTGAGCATTTACTGAGTTTGGGGATCACCTCTGCTCATGACGCCGGGATCAGTGCGCAAGTGGTAGATTTCTTTACGCGCTCCGCGCCTGATTTGGATTTTCGTATCTATGCTATGATTGCCGCAACTGATCCGCAGTTGTCACAGCTGTTGCAAAAAGGTCATATCGCAGATGACGCAGGCATGTTGAGCATTCGCAGTGTTAAGGTTTATGGTGATGGTGCATTGGGCAGTCGGGGAGCGGCTTTAATCGCACCGTATTCGGATGATCCAGATAATGTGGGTTTGTTAGTAACTTCTGAAGAAGCCATGCCAGACTTGTTTCGCGAGGTCATTGGCGCTGGATTTCAGCTTAACTATCATGCAATTGGCGATAGAGCGAACCGCCTTGGCTTAGAAACGTTTGCACAGACGTTTAAGATTTTTCCTGAGAACAACGCTCGTCATCGAATCGAACATGCTCAGGTGATTGCGCCCGAGGACCTCTCTTTATTTCCTAAATATGGCATCATCGCCTCGATGCAACCGACGCATGCCACATCAGATATGAATATGGCTGAAGACCGATTGGGCAAACATCGCTTACAAGGCGCCTACGCCTGGCAAACGCTACTAGAGATGGGGGCGGATATTGCGTTTGGCTCCGATTTTCCAGTCGAATTAGCGAATCCGTTTCATGGTTTACACGCTGCGATCACTCGTCAAAACGCTGAAGGAAAGCCTAAAGGTGGATGGTTAGGACACGAGGCAGTCACCCGTGAGCAAGCATTTAAAGGCTTTACCTTAGATGCTGCTTATGCCGCATTCCAAGAGGACATGATTGGTTCGTTAGAAGTAGGAAAACAAGCGGACTTTATCGTCATTGACCGTGATATTTTTACCGTGGACGAAGGGCTGATCCGAGATACACAAGTACTGGAAACTTGGGTCGCAGGAAAGCGCAAATATTAA
- a CDS encoding secondary thiamine-phosphate synthase enzyme YjbQ, with amino-acid sequence MWVQHQLTLPAYQRGFHLITDRIASQIPQLALCKTGLLHVFIQHSSASLTINENADPTVRIDFESHFNVIAPENQPYYRHTYEGPDDMPAHLKASLLGSSVTIPVANGKLLLGTWQGIYLGEHRDHASPRTLVLTLHGE; translated from the coding sequence ATGTGGGTGCAGCATCAACTTACTTTACCAGCTTATCAACGGGGGTTTCACCTCATTACAGATAGGATAGCCTCTCAAATCCCTCAGCTAGCACTGTGTAAAACAGGTCTTTTACATGTATTTATCCAGCATTCTAGTGCATCTCTCACCATTAATGAAAATGCCGATCCGACCGTGCGAATCGATTTTGAATCGCACTTCAATGTCATCGCTCCTGAAAACCAACCCTATTATCGCCACACCTATGAAGGCCCAGATGATATGCCGGCACACCTTAAAGCGAGTCTCCTTGGTTCATCTGTAACTATTCCCGTCGCTAATGGCAAACTTTTACTTGGTACATGGCAAGGAATATATTTAGGGGAACATAGAGATCATGCATCACCACGAACACTGGTCTTGACCTTGCATGGAGAGTAA
- the purT gene encoding formate-dependent phosphoribosylglycinamide formyltransferase — translation MTVLGTPFSPSTSKVLLCGSGELGKEVVIELKRLGCEVIACDSYVNAPAMQVADRSHVFSMLDGAELRRVIELEQPDFVVPEVEAIATATLLELESEGVNIVPSAKAAHLTMNREGIRRLVAEELKIATSDYRFAADESEFHQAIEAIGYPCFVKPIMSSSGKGQSLVKAADEVKGAWDYAQQGGRAGQGKVIVEGMVDFDYEITLLTIRHIDGTCFCAPIGHRQSGGDYQESWQPQVMSDTALQKAQGIAKQVTDALGGRGLFGVELFIKGDEVYFSEVSPRPHDTGMVTLISQNLSEFALHVRAFLGLPIPNIELYGPSASVALVVQGHSEQVAFSDLALVLSEAQTDLRIFGKPAVSGTRRMAVMLARGENCDEAVAKGLRMKQNCQVKL, via the coding sequence ATGACCGTTCTTGGTACCCCTTTTTCTCCCTCTACAAGCAAAGTTTTACTATGTGGCTCAGGCGAGCTTGGCAAAGAAGTTGTGATTGAGCTCAAGCGTCTCGGCTGTGAAGTCATTGCCTGTGATAGTTATGTCAATGCACCAGCGATGCAAGTTGCGGATCGCTCTCATGTGTTTTCTATGCTGGACGGGGCTGAACTACGCCGCGTAATTGAATTAGAACAACCTGATTTTGTTGTCCCAGAGGTGGAAGCAATTGCCACCGCCACCTTATTAGAATTAGAAAGCGAGGGCGTTAATATTGTTCCAAGTGCTAAAGCTGCTCATCTCACCATGAATCGCGAGGGGATTCGCAGACTGGTTGCTGAAGAGCTCAAAATCGCAACGTCTGACTATCGCTTTGCTGCAGACGAATCGGAGTTTCATCAAGCAATTGAAGCAATAGGCTATCCTTGCTTTGTCAAACCCATTATGAGTTCTTCTGGCAAAGGCCAATCTTTAGTGAAAGCCGCTGATGAGGTGAAAGGCGCGTGGGATTATGCGCAACAAGGCGGGCGTGCGGGACAAGGTAAGGTGATTGTCGAGGGCATGGTGGATTTTGATTATGAAATTACCTTACTCACGATTCGGCATATTGATGGTACCTGTTTTTGTGCACCCATCGGGCATCGTCAATCCGGAGGGGATTATCAAGAATCTTGGCAACCTCAAGTCATGTCCGATACCGCATTACAAAAAGCACAAGGCATCGCAAAACAAGTGACCGATGCGCTGGGTGGTCGCGGTTTGTTTGGTGTTGAATTGTTCATTAAAGGTGATGAAGTGTACTTTAGTGAAGTATCACCACGCCCCCACGATACTGGTATGGTGACGTTGATTTCCCAAAATCTGAGTGAGTTTGCTTTACATGTGCGCGCGTTTTTGGGGCTACCGATCCCCAATATCGAATTATACGGACCATCTGCCTCGGTTGCTTTGGTGGTTCAAGGTCATAGTGAACAAGTGGCGTTTTCTGACTTAGCGCTAGTCTTGAGTGAGGCGCAAACCGATTTACGCATTTTTGGAAAGCCAGCCGTCTCGGGTACTCGGCGCATGGCTGTCATGTTAGCACGAGGGGAGAACTGTGATGAGGCCGTTGCGAAAGGACTGCGTATGAAACAAAACTGCCAAGTGAAACTTTAA